In Prescottella soli, a genomic segment contains:
- a CDS encoding aminotransferase class V-fold PLP-dependent enzyme, whose amino-acid sequence MTAVLTADACATSPLARVSGCDLQVPLVGGGTCTYANFDYAASAPALAQVTDRVQELLPFYASVHRGAGYASRVSTEAYENARGSVERFVGADADQVVVFTRNTTDSLNLLANCVPGDVVVLDIEHHANLLPWKNSRKVEAADTVAETIRRIVAELCAKPAALLAITGASNVTGEVLPIAELVEAAHRCGARVLIDGAQLTPHRRVDLAETGIDYLAFSGHKLYAPFGAGVLVGRRDWLDEAEPYLAGGGAVREVKIDETCWAPAPARHEAGSPNVLGVAALAAACDALSALDFEKVVEHERVLSTRLAQGLGEIDGVELLRLWSDAPDSVGIVTFTIDGFEPGEIAAYLSAEHGIGVRDGRFCAHPILNRIGHGDGAVRASLGLGTTADDVERLIAAVRQLVAGEATWNYGKTDGLWNPVPETRGFSTEAAGASECV is encoded by the coding sequence ATGACCGCTGTACTGACCGCCGACGCTTGTGCCACCTCTCCGCTCGCCCGCGTGTCGGGCTGTGACTTGCAGGTTCCACTCGTCGGGGGTGGAACCTGCACCTACGCGAACTTTGACTACGCGGCCAGCGCACCCGCATTGGCGCAGGTCACCGATCGGGTTCAGGAACTGCTGCCGTTCTACGCCAGCGTGCACCGCGGCGCCGGCTACGCCTCCCGCGTGAGCACCGAGGCCTACGAGAACGCCCGCGGATCCGTCGAGCGTTTCGTCGGCGCGGACGCCGACCAGGTGGTGGTCTTCACCCGCAACACCACCGATTCGCTCAACCTCCTCGCAAACTGCGTCCCCGGTGACGTCGTGGTCCTCGACATCGAGCATCACGCAAACCTGTTGCCGTGGAAGAACTCCCGCAAGGTCGAGGCTGCCGACACGGTTGCCGAGACCATCCGTCGTATCGTCGCCGAGCTGTGTGCCAAGCCTGCCGCGCTGCTCGCGATCACCGGTGCCTCCAACGTCACCGGCGAGGTGCTGCCGATCGCCGAGCTGGTCGAGGCCGCGCACCGCTGCGGTGCACGCGTCCTGATCGACGGCGCCCAGCTCACCCCGCATCGTCGCGTGGACCTCGCCGAGACGGGCATCGACTACCTGGCGTTCTCCGGTCACAAGCTGTACGCGCCGTTCGGTGCCGGCGTGCTGGTCGGCCGCCGTGACTGGCTCGACGAGGCCGAGCCCTACCTCGCCGGCGGCGGCGCCGTGCGCGAGGTGAAGATCGACGAGACCTGCTGGGCGCCCGCCCCCGCCCGCCACGAGGCCGGCAGCCCCAACGTCCTCGGCGTGGCCGCCCTCGCCGCTGCATGTGATGCGCTGTCCGCGTTGGACTTCGAGAAGGTCGTCGAGCACGAGCGCGTGCTGTCGACGCGCCTCGCGCAGGGCCTCGGCGAGATCGACGGCGTGGAGCTGCTGCGCCTGTGGTCGGACGCCCCGGACAGCGTCGGCATCGTCACGTTCACGATCGACGGCTTCGAGCCCGGCGAGATCGCCGCGTACCTCTCGGCCGAGCACGGGATCGGCGTCCGCGACGGCCGCTTCTGCGCCCACCCCATCCTCAACCGCATCGGCCACGGCGACGGTGCCGTCCGTGCGAGCCTCGGTCTGGGCACCACCGCCGACGACGTCGAGCGTCTCATCGCGGCCGTCCGCCAGCTCGTCGCCGGCGAGGCCACCTGGAACTACGGCAAGACCGACGGCCTGTGGAACCCGGTTCCCGAGACCCGTGGCTTCTCGACGGAGGCCGCCGGCGCCTCCGAGTGCGTGTAA
- a CDS encoding Pls/PosA family non-ribosomal peptide synthetase: protein MREPGARPTRHREGQPGLSAQPATDQTDQQAHDLMERVPAQFLRSSLAPAPRTLVDILEATAAAYPDATAIDDGTAPLTYRELLEEIATGARWLADAGVGAGDRVGVRMPSGSRDLYVAILSVLAAGAAYVPVDADDPDERAELVFGEAQVAAILTADGVQPGTAPHRAVAPDVRPPTPDDDAWIIFTSGSTGTPKGVAVTHRNAAAFVDAEARMFLQANPIGPEDRVLAGLSVAFDASCEEMWLAWRHGAALVPAPRSLVRSGMDLGPWLVSRDVTVVSTVPTLAALWPAEALEAVRLLIFGGEACPPDLAERLAVPGREVWNTYGPTEATVVACGALMDGTGPVRIGLPLDGWDLAVVDASDAPVAEGEVGELVIGGVGLARYLDPAKDAEKYAPMPTLGWDRAYRSGDLVRLDTAGLLFQGRADDQVKLGGRRIELGEVDNALQHLPGVSGAAAAVRKTAAGTSILVGYLASTDPHFDLKAARDQLAERLPAALVPRLALVDELPTRTSGKVDRNALPWPLPGAREDTVDPALSLDGTAAWVARLWASILGASIAGPDDDFFELGGGSLSAAQLVTALRERFPEVTVAQLYDHPRLGSLAEFLDALSPTETVAPRHVEPLPLRAQAAQIAATVPLMTLTGLQWVTWLAIAGNVLAWFDVAWAPTLSWWWVALAFVLFITPVGRMTIAVAGTRLLLRGLKPGTYRRGGPEHLRLWVALRLVEASGADNLSGAPWMLYFARALGARVGHGVDLHTLPPVTGMLVLGDGCSVEPEVDLSGHWIDGDVVHIGEIRIGAGAAIGARSTLLPGARIGRGAEVAPGSAVFGKVKAGQHWAGSPAVKVGKATHPWPDHTPRRATRWVPIFGVTSVVLAGMPIFGLAAGLILIGWWVRDAADLGDAFRRALAILPVASLLSLFVFAALTVIAVRLLSIGLTEGYHPVRSRVGWQAWATERLMDSARTFLFPLYASLLTPLWLKLLGAKVGRDTEISTALVLPKFTTVADGAFLADDTMVASYELGGGWMRIEPAKVGKRAFLGNSGMAGPGRRVPKNGLVAVLSAAPSKAKSGSSWLGSPPVRLRRAATESDASRTFEPPLRLKIARAFVETCRLIPVVVTFGIGVGVLFTLAWLVPVGGFWLAALCGGVVLMLAGAVAGAVSVAAKWLVVGRIGTVEHPLWSSFVWRNEVSDAFVETVAAPWFARAANGTAVMNVWLRGLGATIGRGVWCETYWLPEADLVTLGDGATVERGCVVQTHLFHDRIMSMDTVTLGAGATLGPHCVALPAAGLGDGATVGPASLVMRGDVVPPSTRWQGNPIAPWTDSTADEGTR from the coding sequence GTGAGAGAACCAGGTGCCCGTCCGACCAGGCACAGAGAGGGACAGCCCGGATTGTCTGCCCAGCCAGCAACAGACCAGACGGATCAGCAGGCTCACGACCTGATGGAACGGGTACCGGCCCAGTTCCTCAGGTCGTCCCTGGCGCCCGCACCCCGCACGCTTGTCGACATCCTCGAGGCCACCGCTGCGGCCTATCCGGATGCGACGGCGATCGACGACGGCACCGCGCCCCTGACCTACCGCGAACTGCTCGAAGAGATCGCGACCGGCGCCCGCTGGCTCGCCGACGCCGGGGTGGGCGCGGGCGACCGGGTCGGGGTGCGGATGCCCTCGGGCTCGCGCGACCTGTACGTCGCGATCCTGTCGGTGCTGGCGGCCGGCGCGGCGTACGTGCCGGTCGACGCCGACGACCCCGACGAGCGCGCCGAACTTGTGTTCGGGGAGGCGCAGGTGGCGGCGATCCTCACCGCCGACGGCGTCCAGCCCGGCACCGCACCGCACCGCGCCGTCGCTCCGGACGTCCGCCCGCCGACTCCCGACGACGACGCCTGGATCATCTTCACGTCGGGCTCCACCGGCACCCCGAAGGGCGTCGCGGTCACCCACCGCAACGCGGCCGCCTTCGTCGACGCCGAGGCCCGGATGTTCCTGCAGGCCAACCCGATCGGCCCCGAGGATCGGGTGCTCGCGGGGCTGTCGGTGGCGTTCGACGCGTCGTGCGAGGAGATGTGGCTCGCGTGGCGGCACGGCGCCGCACTGGTCCCCGCGCCCCGTTCGCTGGTGCGCAGTGGCATGGACCTCGGACCGTGGCTGGTCTCCCGCGACGTCACCGTCGTCTCCACCGTCCCCACGCTCGCGGCGCTCTGGCCGGCCGAGGCGCTCGAGGCGGTGCGACTGTTGATCTTCGGCGGCGAGGCCTGCCCACCGGATCTCGCCGAGCGCCTCGCGGTCCCCGGCCGCGAGGTGTGGAACACGTACGGCCCCACCGAGGCCACCGTCGTCGCGTGCGGCGCACTGATGGACGGCACCGGCCCGGTGCGGATCGGTCTGCCGCTCGACGGCTGGGACCTCGCGGTGGTCGACGCGTCCGATGCGCCGGTCGCCGAAGGCGAGGTCGGCGAACTCGTCATCGGCGGTGTCGGGCTTGCGCGGTATCTCGATCCGGCGAAGGACGCCGAGAAGTACGCGCCGATGCCCACGCTCGGCTGGGACCGCGCCTACCGCAGCGGCGACCTGGTCCGCCTCGACACCGCCGGCCTGCTCTTCCAGGGCCGCGCCGACGACCAGGTCAAGCTGGGCGGACGCCGCATCGAACTCGGCGAGGTCGACAACGCGCTCCAGCACCTGCCCGGGGTGAGTGGGGCGGCCGCCGCGGTCCGCAAGACCGCGGCCGGGACGTCGATCCTCGTCGGCTACCTCGCCAGCACCGACCCGCACTTCGACCTGAAGGCCGCGCGCGACCAGCTCGCCGAGCGGCTGCCCGCCGCCCTCGTGCCCCGGCTGGCGCTGGTCGACGAGCTGCCGACCCGCACGTCCGGCAAGGTCGACCGCAACGCGTTGCCGTGGCCGCTGCCCGGTGCCCGCGAAGACACGGTCGATCCGGCCCTCAGCCTCGACGGCACCGCCGCGTGGGTCGCCAGACTCTGGGCGTCGATCCTCGGGGCGAGCATCGCCGGGCCCGACGACGACTTCTTCGAACTGGGCGGCGGCTCGCTGTCCGCGGCCCAGCTGGTGACGGCCCTGCGCGAGCGCTTCCCGGAGGTGACCGTCGCGCAGCTGTACGACCACCCACGCCTGGGGTCGCTCGCCGAGTTCCTCGACGCGCTCTCCCCCACCGAGACCGTCGCACCGCGCCACGTCGAGCCCCTGCCCCTACGCGCCCAGGCCGCGCAGATCGCGGCCACCGTGCCGCTGATGACGCTCACCGGCCTGCAGTGGGTGACCTGGCTGGCGATCGCCGGCAACGTGCTGGCGTGGTTCGACGTCGCGTGGGCCCCGACGCTGTCGTGGTGGTGGGTGGCGCTCGCGTTCGTCCTCTTCATCACGCCGGTCGGACGCATGACGATCGCGGTCGCCGGCACCCGGCTGCTGCTGCGCGGGCTGAAACCGGGCACGTACCGGCGCGGCGGACCCGAGCACCTGCGTCTGTGGGTGGCGCTGCGCCTGGTCGAGGCCAGCGGCGCCGACAACCTGTCCGGCGCGCCGTGGATGCTGTACTTCGCCCGCGCCCTGGGTGCACGGGTGGGCCACGGCGTCGACCTGCACACCCTCCCGCCGGTCACCGGCATGCTCGTGCTCGGCGACGGCTGCTCCGTCGAACCCGAGGTGGACCTGTCCGGCCACTGGATCGACGGCGACGTCGTACACATCGGCGAGATCCGCATCGGGGCCGGTGCCGCCATCGGCGCCCGCTCGACGCTGCTGCCCGGCGCCCGGATCGGCCGCGGTGCCGAGGTCGCCCCGGGTTCGGCGGTGTTCGGGAAGGTCAAGGCCGGCCAGCACTGGGCCGGCTCGCCCGCCGTCAAGGTCGGCAAGGCGACGCACCCGTGGCCCGATCACACGCCGCGGCGCGCCACGCGCTGGGTCCCGATCTTCGGCGTCACCTCCGTCGTGCTCGCGGGCATGCCGATCTTCGGCCTGGCCGCCGGCCTGATCCTGATCGGGTGGTGGGTTCGTGACGCCGCCGACCTCGGCGACGCGTTCCGGCGGGCGCTGGCGATCCTGCCCGTCGCGTCCCTGCTGAGCCTGTTCGTCTTCGCGGCCCTGACCGTGATCGCCGTGCGACTGCTGTCAATCGGGCTCACCGAGGGATACCACCCGGTGCGCAGCCGCGTCGGCTGGCAGGCGTGGGCCACCGAGCGCCTCATGGACTCGGCCCGCACGTTCCTGTTCCCGCTGTACGCGAGTCTGCTGACGCCGCTCTGGCTGAAGCTGCTGGGCGCCAAGGTGGGCCGCGACACCGAGATCTCGACGGCGCTCGTGCTCCCCAAGTTCACGACGGTCGCCGACGGCGCATTCCTCGCCGACGACACGATGGTCGCGAGCTACGAACTCGGCGGCGGCTGGATGCGCATCGAACCGGCCAAGGTCGGCAAGCGCGCGTTCCTGGGTAACTCCGGCATGGCCGGACCCGGCCGGCGCGTCCCCAAGAACGGCCTGGTCGCGGTGCTGTCGGCGGCCCCGAGCAAGGCGAAGTCGGGATCGTCGTGGCTGGGCAGCCCGCCGGTCCGGTTGCGCCGGGCCGCGACGGAGTCCGACGCGTCCCGCACGTTCGAGCCGCCGCTGCGGCTGAAGATCGCCCGCGCGTTCGTCGAGACGTGCCGGCTGATCCCGGTCGTGGTGACGTTCGGGATCGGCGTCGGGGTGCTGTTCACGCTGGCGTGGCTGGTGCCGGTCGGCGGTTTCTGGCTGGCCGCGCTGTGCGGCGGCGTCGTCCTGATGCTCGCGGGCGCCGTCGCCGGCGCCGTGTCGGTGGCCGCGAAGTGGCTCGTCGTCGGCCGGATCGGCACCGTCGAGCACCCGCTGTGGAGCTCGTTCGTGTGGCGCAACGAGGTGTCCGACGCGTTCGTCGAGACCGTTGCCGCGCCGTGGTTCGCCCGCGCCGCCAATGGCACCGCCGTGATGAACGTGTGGCTGCGCGGCCTCGGCGCGACCATCGGCCGCGGCGTGTGGTGCGAGACGTACTGGCTGCCCGAGGCCGACCTGGTGACGCTCGGTGACGGCGCCACCGTCGAGCGGGGGTGCGTCGTGCAGACCCACCTGTTCCATGATCGGATCATGTCCATGGACACCGTCACGTTGGGCGCGGGCGCCACCCTCGGCCCGCACTGCGTCGCGCTGCCCGCCGCCGGACTCGGCGACGGCGCCACCGTCGGCCCCGCCTCGCTCGTCATGCGCGGCGACGTCGTCCCGCCGTCCACGCGCTGGCAGGGCAATCCGATTGCACCGTGGACGGATTCGACGGCCGACGAGGGCACCCGATGA